One region of Myxococcus fulvus genomic DNA includes:
- a CDS encoding biotin--[acetyl-CoA-carboxylase] ligase produces the protein MALESTEQTQEELILGFLSESGEDYTSGEALSGKLGLSRTAVWKRVEALRTKGYRIEAIPARGYRLVEVPDRLTSLEVAPLLETHDLGRTIHHHAVLGSTNEVAFRLAQDGAEHGEVVVAEQQTSGKGRRGRAWVSPPGLNLYFSAILRPELPPQRAPELTLVAAVALAETLRECGVDAAIKWPNDVHLDGRKVAGILTELSAEPERVHFVIVGVGVNLNCQDEHFPEELRGVATSLSLARGEKVHRARFAASLWTRMEEWLDLYLETGFDAVRTRWKELSSTLGQDVLVRTDRSELRGLAEDIDPSGALLVRTEGGQLERVLAGDVEQLRPRQSPRSRQTPR, from the coding sequence GTGGCCCTGGAATCGACCGAGCAGACGCAGGAGGAACTCATCCTCGGGTTCCTCTCCGAGAGTGGTGAGGACTACACCTCCGGGGAGGCCCTGTCGGGCAAGCTGGGGCTGTCCCGCACGGCGGTCTGGAAGCGGGTGGAGGCCCTGCGCACCAAGGGCTACCGCATCGAGGCCATCCCCGCCCGGGGCTACCGGCTGGTGGAGGTCCCGGACCGCCTCACCTCGTTGGAGGTGGCGCCGCTCCTGGAGACCCATGACCTGGGCCGGACCATCCACCACCACGCGGTGCTGGGCTCCACCAACGAGGTGGCCTTCCGGCTGGCGCAGGACGGCGCCGAGCACGGCGAGGTGGTGGTGGCCGAGCAGCAGACCTCCGGCAAGGGCCGTCGGGGTCGCGCCTGGGTGTCGCCGCCGGGGCTGAACCTGTACTTCTCCGCCATCCTCCGCCCGGAGCTGCCGCCCCAGCGCGCGCCGGAGCTGACGCTGGTGGCCGCCGTCGCGCTGGCGGAGACGCTGCGCGAGTGCGGGGTGGACGCGGCCATCAAGTGGCCCAACGACGTGCACCTCGATGGCCGCAAGGTGGCGGGCATCCTCACGGAGCTGTCGGCCGAGCCGGAGCGGGTGCACTTCGTCATCGTCGGGGTGGGGGTCAACCTCAACTGCCAGGACGAGCACTTCCCCGAGGAGCTGCGCGGGGTGGCCACGTCGCTGTCGCTGGCCCGGGGCGAGAAGGTGCACCGCGCCCGGTTCGCCGCCTCCCTGTGGACGCGCATGGAGGAGTGGCTGGACTTGTACCTGGAGACGGGCTTCGACGCGGTGCGCACCCGGTGGAAGGAGCTGTCGTCCACCCTGGGGCAGGACGTGCTGGTGCGCACGGACCGCAGCGAGCTGCGGGGCCTGGCGGAGGACATCGACCCGTCCGGCGCGTTGCTGGTGCGCACGGAGGGCGGACAGCTGGAGCGCGTGCTGGCCGGAGACGTGGAGCAGCTTCGCCCCAGGCAGTCGCCGCGCTCCCGCCAGACGCCCCGCTGA
- a CDS encoding HEAT repeat domain-containing protein — translation MKPALILAFCAVLLGACRSQAPRYPVSPVDVSGATVKDNALLGLAPEGVATLFTQSLKSSGRFELKGDEATKDVRPWRLTLDVPFTREVLKDGDPRSFAEVGANLVLERFGGELPQHYEVVGLGEAPVMEDSPAGRQAAMRAALDAVLKQVTDSAVMQLNALERSDDVLVQELRADDARLREFALRTLAERQHPAAAPLLIERLKESSDGDVLRKTIGALVEMKARVAVPALIDLARGKDNGFVQELVFAVGEIGGPEAEAYLYTVAQGHDAPAVQAAAQQALETLYASRKHITAEARGRDHAD, via the coding sequence ATGAAGCCGGCCCTGATTCTCGCCTTCTGCGCCGTCCTCCTCGGCGCCTGCCGCTCGCAGGCGCCGCGCTACCCCGTCTCTCCGGTGGATGTCTCCGGCGCGACGGTGAAGGACAACGCCCTCCTGGGCCTGGCGCCCGAGGGCGTGGCGACGTTGTTCACCCAGTCCCTGAAGTCCTCCGGCCGCTTCGAGCTGAAGGGCGACGAGGCGACGAAGGACGTCCGGCCCTGGCGCCTGACGTTGGACGTGCCCTTCACGCGCGAGGTCCTGAAGGACGGGGATCCGCGCAGCTTCGCCGAGGTGGGCGCCAACCTGGTGTTGGAGCGCTTCGGTGGGGAGCTGCCCCAGCACTACGAGGTGGTGGGGCTGGGGGAGGCGCCGGTGATGGAGGACTCGCCCGCGGGCCGGCAGGCCGCCATGCGCGCCGCGCTGGACGCGGTGCTCAAGCAGGTGACGGACTCCGCGGTGATGCAGCTCAACGCGCTGGAGCGCTCGGACGACGTGCTGGTGCAGGAGCTGCGCGCGGACGATGCGCGGCTGCGCGAGTTCGCGCTGCGCACGCTGGCCGAGCGCCAGCACCCCGCCGCGGCGCCGCTGCTCATCGAGCGGCTCAAGGAGTCCTCGGACGGGGACGTGCTGCGCAAGACGATTGGCGCGCTGGTGGAGATGAAGGCGCGCGTGGCGGTGCCGGCGCTCATCGACCTGGCGCGCGGCAAGGACAACGGCTTCGTGCAGGAGCTCGTCTTCGCGGTGGGCGAGATTGGTGGCCCCGAGGCGGAGGCGTACCTGTATACGGTGGCCCAGGGGCATGACGCGCCCGCCGTGCAGGCCGCGGCGCAGCAGGCCCTGGAGACGCTCTACGCTTCACGCAAGCACATCACCGCGGAGGCGCGTGGCCGGGACCACGCGGACTGA